The sequence CTTCGCGGAACCGTGCCAATTGGACTCGGTACAACGCGCCGACTTGCAATAGATCGGAACTGGTGACCGGACCGAGACGATCAACGATGCGTTCGCTGAGCGCATCCAGTTGATCCACGTCGTATTTGACGGCTTCGAATTCCGCTTCGCCGGCACGGGCGATCCGTTGGTCGGTCGCCAACGATCGCAACACGCCGGTTGACCACAGCGTGGGAATGACCAACAACCCGGGCAGGACCCAGGATGCCACCATCACGTGTTTCTTTTCGAACAGGTTGGCCGGCTTCTTATCACGGGGTTGATCGGCAAACCGCTTGTCTTCGTCGGGCGTTGCCAAGTCCTGTTGGACGCCTCGGTTCAAGATGGCGGCGAAAAGGATGCAGACGAAGACACTGCAGGACGGGATGATCAGACCAAAGTCGAAGCACTGGCTGATCAGGATCGCTCCTAAGCAATACCAGCCGGCGATACGGATACCGTGGTCGATCGCGTCGGGCGAATCGGTCAGCAAGTAAAGCCCATAGATGGCAATGGCGTAGCCGGCGATCAGCAACAGGATCGACATCACGCCTTGTTCGGTGAACCATTCCAGCCAAAGGTTGTCGGCGTGTTTGAACCAGCCGCCTTTGGTCGTTTCTTGGTGTGGCAGGTAGGCGTGGCCGTAACTGCCCATTCCGGAACCGCCGGGGAAGTGGGCCATCGCGGTTCGCCATCCGTCGGGCCAATGATCCAGGCGTCCGTTGCGTAGAATCGTCGACTGATTGGCTTGGGTTTGAAAATCCATCCGCTCGATCGATTCCAGACTGAGGTCGGTGGGGACCGTCAGCACAACGACGCCCAGCACCGCGGTCAGCCCGACGACGAAGATGGTGGAGAATCCACGTCGCTGGCGGACCCAGCCGAAGGCCAGGATCAGGCCGATGATCGCGGCGACCACGCCACCACGAGATCCACCGATCAGCAGGCCGGTTCCGCAAAAGACGACGGCCAGGATTCCGATCAACGATGTTCGGTCGCCGATCAGAGCAAAGGCGTCGCTGAAGTCGAATTCCGGATCATCCAAGTCTTGCCCGGTCAATGCGGCGATCCGCCAAGCGAGCAGCCCGAAACCGCATCCGATCCCGAGGTTCAAGAACAGCGCGGCGTTGTTGCGGTTGATGAAGGTTCCGAAGCCCGCGTTGACGTCACCGGCGAAGCTCCACATTTCAAACCCGGGAATCAATCGCCGGCCGATCCCGATGGCGGCGACCGTCGCGGCGCTGGCGGCCAGGACCGACAACAGGATCGTCAGACGCATTCGCGTGTTGAAGACGACGGTCGCGGTCCAGAGGACGGTGGCCAGCATGCACAGCATCGCCAAGCCGTGGCGGGTGCGGTACTGGTCCACGGTGATCGGGAACAACGACGGCATGTCGTCGGCGGCAACGAAGGGTTCGATCCACTGGGTGTAAGCGGTTTGTGACCCGGGGCTGATTAGGCCAACAACGCTGGAGGGCAGCGGCACGGATTGAAAGAACGTGTATCCGATCCAGATGGCCAGCGGCAGCAGGAACAAGTGCTGACGGAGGCCTCGGGAATTGTCGCGACCGAAAAGGCTGGGGATCGCAAGCAGGAACGCGAGGAAGACCGCGAGTGCGGCGATCAATTGCGTCCAATACAGCACTCCGCCGAAGTCCAACGCCAGCAGTAGCGGAAGACTCATCAGAATCGTCGCGGAGGTCCAGGCGGTTAGGTAGCGGAAGAGGTGCAAGGTGGGTTTAGGGTTTTCGGGTAACGGGTTGGCCGGTGACGGGTGGGCCGGTGACGGGTGGGGACTGGGGGAGTCGGGGGCGGACGCTGCTCTCGCGGAGCGAAAGGCGACGATGTGAGCCGTTTGGGGCTAGCCGCGGGTTCGGGTGGTTGAGAGGTACGGCCCTCCCCTCGCTTAGGCTCGACCCTCCCGGAGGGAGGGTGAAGGAAGATGCGATTTACCCTCCTGCTTTGCGGGAGGGTCGGGATCGAGGGACGAGATTCCGGGGAGGGTGTTTCTGTGAGGAGCGGACGCTGCTTTCGCGGAGCGAAAGGCGACTTTGTGAGCCGCTTGGCGCTAGCCGCAGATTCGGGTTGTTGAGCGGTACGGCCCTCCCCTCGCTTAGGCTCGACCCTCCCGGAGGGAGGGTGAAGGATGTGGAGGGAGCGAAAGGCGACTTTGGTTAGGTGATTCTTTCGATTTCGCGTTTGACCATTAGTGCGGCCAGTTCGGGCAGTTGAGTTTGGGCGGTCCAGCCGAGTTGTTTTTCGGCTTTGGCGGGATTGCCGACCAGATTGGACACTTCGCTTGGACGCACATACTTGGCGTCGTGTTCCACATGGTCTTTCCAGTTCAGGCCGACCGAGTCGAATGCGAACGCTAGAAAGTCTTCGACGCTATGTTGCCGCCCGGTGGCGATGATGAAGTCGTCGGGCTGGTCTTGGCACAACATCCGGTGCATCGCGTCGACGTATTCCGGTGCGTAACCCCAGTCACGGCGTGAATCGATGGTGCCCAGCCGAAGCTTATCGCTGTGGCCGGCGTGGATCGCGGCGACGGCTCGCGCGATTTTGCGTGTCACGAATGATTCACCACGTCGCGGCGATTCGTGGTTGTAACAGATCGCGTTGCAAGCGAATAAACCGAACGATTCGCGATACAGTTGCACCATCTGGGTCGCAAACGTTTTTGCGACGCCGTAGGGCGTGACCGGCCGCATCGCGGTGGATTCGTCTTGCGGTGATTGATCGGGGCGACCAAAGATCTCACTGCTGCTGATGTGCAGAAACCGCGGCTGCTTGTCCAGATCGCGAAGGATCTCCAGGATCTTCAGTGTTCCCATCGCGGTGAACTGCGATGTCGTTTCGGGAATTTCAAAGCTGGTGCCGACGTGGCTCTGGCCGGCCAAGTGGTACATGTGATCCGGCTGGGTCTTGACCAGGATTCGCCGGATGGTGGTGGAATCGTTCAGATCGGCATAGTGCAGGAACAGCCGTTGGTTATAGATGTTCTTGTCGTGATACAGGTGATCGATTCGGCCTCGGGCGGTTGTGCTGCTGCGGCGGACGATCCCGTGGACCGTGTGGCCTTGCGAAAGCAAGCGTTCGGTCAGGTAGGAGCCGTCTTGACCGGTGATGCCGGTGATCAGGGAGGTGGTCAAGGAATGGTGGGTTGGGGGCGGACGCTACTTTCGCGGAGCGAAAGGCGACGATGCTCGACCCTCCCGGAGGGAGGGTGAAGGATATTGCGATTCACCCTCCTGCTTTGTGGGAGGGTCGGAGTCGAGGGACGAGATTCCGGGGAGGGTGGAAAAGTTTCTCGCTGCTTTCGCGGAGCGAAAGGCGACTTTGGGTTTAAATCGCTTCGACTTGGCAGTCTTCCAGGGCGACGCTGACGCCTTGTTCCATGAAGCGGACGGCGACCAGTAGGCGTGTTTCGCCTTCGCGGCGGACGACCGTGCCTTCGTATCCGGCGAACGCTCCGTTGCGGACACGAACGAGTTGGCCCGCTTCAATTTTGCTTTCCAGCGTCAGCGGCACATCCATCTCGATCAGATCATGGATCTGTCGCAGGTCGTGCACCAATTCCGCCGAGTCGGGAACTTCTGCGGCGGTCGAAACGCAACCGCTGCAGACGGCTTGGTATCGGGCTTCGTTGTCGCCCATGACGAACACGTAGTTCGTGAACAGGGGCAAGAACGAGGTTCGGATGCGTCCGGCCGGGGACCGGTACCGTTTCGGGATCAGCGGTCCGTAGTGTGGTACGTCATGCTTTCGCAGGTGACGCATCAATTGTTTTTCTTGCCGTGAATTGGTGTAAACCATCCACCACGGCTGTTCGGTGACTTCGTCCAGATCAAACAAGTTGTCTGGCAGTCGGTCGGGCTCGGCAGCAAGAATCGGCATGAGTGGCGGTCGTGCGTGTGTGAGCGTTTGGTGTTCGCCGGGAGCGAACGAGTGCACCTGTGGTGGCATCAAGCCTAGCAGGGTGGGGGAACCGGTTGAATCCGGATCATGTTTCGTCGGTCGGGGCGTTCGGTCGGCGCGGACTTCGTCCCCTTGGGTGACACCTCAGCCGTCCGATGCGGCTCTCTGATTTCACCAGCAAGTCTGTGCTTGTTGCCGGGTCGATCTCAAAATTTCATTGCCAAACTGATTCGATCGTTACCGGAACAACGCGTGAACCACTGGGTTTGTGCACACGCGTTGGCCATTTGGATCGACGGCCGGGGAAGATGTCCCTTGGGACCCGAACGGGTCGTTCAGATAAGCTTCATCCGCCGCGCCCTGTAGCTTGCCTTCGCATCCAGGCTTCCGCAAGGAACCGATTGGAGAATCTTCGATGAATGGACCGGCGATCGAGGGGCGGTAAGTAAGAAAGATCGCAAACCGAAAAACCGGCATTTTCTGAACGGTATATCTGGCAATCTTTGCTGCCGGAATCGACCGGATCAGTGCAACGCAGAAGCGCCCTCCCCTCGCTCAGGCTCGGCCCTCCCGGAGGGTGGGTGAAGGTATGAGGGCCCGGTCGCTGACGCGTCACGGCTCACAGAGGGTGGATGATTTAGTGAGCCGCTGGGCGCTAGCCGCGGGTTCGGTTTGTCGATGGGGTGCGACCCTCGCTCAGGCTCGCCCCTCCCGGAAGGAGGGCGAAGGAAGTTGGGGGCGTCAAGGTGAATCCGGGTAGCGGATGTCACCTTTGCGGACGCGGATTTGCCACTTTTTGAGGTCGTTTTGGCGTTTCGACTGGTTGGTCTCTGCAGCGTTGAAATAGGCGGTCGTGCCGGTGATCTGGCGAAGATTCTCTACGGCCAGAACGCGGACGGACATCGATGGCGAGTCGAGATTCCCGACCAAGCCCGCATCGGCGCCGGCCGCCAGCTGCTTGTTGGTCAGCCCGATCAGCAATTCCGTCAAAATCGGTTGGTCCGCCATTTCCATCCGCCCGATGGCGTCGAACACCGCCTGGGCGTGTTCCGGGCTGGTGTTGAGGTAATCCTGCAACGCTTCGAAATGACTTTGCCAATGCAGACGCTGACGCGGACGGTTCAAAAGCCCCGCGGATCCGAAGAACACGTCGGGGTGCCCGAGTGCCAGCAAGGTTTGGCCTGCCAAAGCGCCGACTTCGCTGCGGCGAAAGTCCAGAGCCTCACGAAGTTCCAGGAGCAAATCGTTCTCAGGTTCGATCAACGCCAGCAATCCGTCCTTGGCACTCTGTTGAACCGCAGTCAAGTTTTCACCTTCCAGCGTGAACCAGTCGGGTTTTTCCGTCGGCGCCTGTACCTTCGTCTTTCCGGACGAATCGACCAGCCACTGTGCCCCCTCCACGATCTGTTCGGTCTGTCCGACCTGGACCCACTGTCGCGTGGTCGCCGGTTCAGATTCCGCCAAATCGGCTTCCTCCGGTGCATCGGCCTGTGCGTCGTCGCTTGAATTGACGTCACCGGGATCAACGCCACCGTCATCGCCGGTGTCACCTTCGGCGTCGTCGTTTTCAATGGACTCTTCCGGCGTCGAATCCGTTAAGGCCGCTTTTTCAGTGGTGATCTCTATTGGGCCGACCAGCGAAGTGACTTCGATCGACCGCGAGACACTGTCGGGGGCCAGCGGCAATGCGCCCGGCGGTCTTTGGAATCGGCGGCGAATCGCAAACGTTGTCTCGGGCTCCGGTGCATCGACTTGAACCCGAAAATCACCGGACACGAAGGTGAAGCGACCGTTCGCTTCCGCCGTGGTCACCAACAACCCGCCACTTTGCAGCTGGATCGTCTCCGGCGACACCGCCGAAGGGGCCTGGCCCAGCGGCGGGTCGGCGATGCGGATCTCGGCGGGTCCAATGACACGGACCGTCAATTCGTCACGCGTCAGGATGGCGGGGCGATAAAGCGGTGCGGCGATCAGGTCGTCGCCGACGGCCAGCACATCGCCCCGTTTCAACAACTCGGTCGATTCGCCCGAAACGGCGACCAACAACTCCGACTCAGTCGCGACCACCGGACCGGGTAATTCGGTGTCTTCGGCTGGTGCCGCATCTTCGGCGGGCGAATCGGTTGGATCGTCGGACATCTCCGTCAACGCGGCCGGATCCGCTGGCCCGCCCGAGGCATTCGAATCAGCCATCGCCGACGAATCATCAGCGGGCAGGTCGGTGGCCAGGGTGTTTTGTGGGTTCGGGGTGGTCGCATCGTCCGTCGCAGCCATCACGGGATCGGCCGGATCCGCGATCGGGGATTCCGGCGTGGAGGCCGAGTCGGACGCGTCGTTTCCAGATTCCGAAGAAGTGGAGTCCGATGCGATCGTGTCGTTTGACGGCGAATCGGCGTCGCCGGGCGAAGTTGCCGATCCGTCGTCCGTGGTCTCAGCCACAGTCGGTTCATCGTCTGGGACGGCTGGCGAAGCGGCTTCTGGATCGGCTTCGTCTGCCGTCGTGTCATCGCCGGCTTCGTCCATCGCCCGCTCGGCGTCCGCGTCCCCATCCAA comes from Crateriforma spongiae and encodes:
- a CDS encoding O-antigen ligase family protein, yielding MSLPLLLALDFGGVLYWTQLIAALAVFLAFLLAIPSLFGRDNSRGLRQHLFLLPLAIWIGYTFFQSVPLPSSVVGLISPGSQTAYTQWIEPFVAADDMPSLFPITVDQYRTRHGLAMLCMLATVLWTATVVFNTRMRLTILLSVLAASAATVAAIGIGRRLIPGFEMWSFAGDVNAGFGTFINRNNAALFLNLGIGCGFGLLAWRIAALTGQDLDDPEFDFSDAFALIGDRTSLIGILAVVFCGTGLLIGGSRGGVVAAIIGLILAFGWVRQRRGFSTIFVVGLTAVLGVVVLTVPTDLSLESIERMDFQTQANQSTILRNGRLDHWPDGWRTAMAHFPGGSGMGSYGHAYLPHQETTKGGWFKHADNLWLEWFTEQGVMSILLLIAGYAIAIYGLYLLTDSPDAIDHGIRIAGWYCLGAILISQCFDFGLIIPSCSVFVCILFAAILNRGVQQDLATPDEDKRFADQPRDKKPANLFEKKHVMVASWVLPGLLVIPTLWSTGVLRSLATDQRIARAGEAEFEAVKYDVDQLDALSERIVDRLGPVTSSDLLQVGALYRVQLARFREVEAAGPVNREQQASFYSLTDPTTRSPADYEDTSKPLWLRNRSSAELYQPVLEDAQSLLLTNPFSRTARWQFARLDFAHSDEDQAADAVEQLILFNQADPVRLVTLGREAINQGQYDLAKQAFRKAIEDRWQYARTLFRDIVDTPQLTIAEVLPDDPLAFRTIADLTAREALKSDSLIRDGSVQTIRDSVDCDSCELVKDQVRCLLNRLELDYVMGDHDSVYKTYDQIINLVPGNASVRYQYAQRLLEQGETAKARNVSRVARDRFGETDPRFDRLITEIAALELSAE
- a CDS encoding GDP-mannose 4,6-dehydratase; protein product: MTTSLITGITGQDGSYLTERLLSQGHTVHGIVRRSSTTARGRIDHLYHDKNIYNQRLFLHYADLNDSTTIRRILVKTQPDHMYHLAGQSHVGTSFEIPETTSQFTAMGTLKILEILRDLDKQPRFLHISSSEIFGRPDQSPQDESTAMRPVTPYGVAKTFATQMVQLYRESFGLFACNAICYNHESPRRGESFVTRKIARAVAAIHAGHSDKLRLGTIDSRRDWGYAPEYVDAMHRMLCQDQPDDFIIATGRQHSVEDFLAFAFDSVGLNWKDHVEHDAKYVRPSEVSNLVGNPAKAEKQLGWTAQTQLPELAALMVKREIERIT
- the nusG gene encoding transcription termination/antitermination protein NusG codes for the protein MPILAAEPDRLPDNLFDLDEVTEQPWWMVYTNSRQEKQLMRHLRKHDVPHYGPLIPKRYRSPAGRIRTSFLPLFTNYVFVMGDNEARYQAVCSGCVSTAAEVPDSAELVHDLRQIHDLIEMDVPLTLESKIEAGQLVRVRNGAFAGYEGTVVRREGETRLLVAVRFMEQGVSVALEDCQVEAI